The sequence GCACTCGGGGTTAATTGCTGCCAGCAGTGGCAGTCCAGCAGTGATGGCTGGGCTCTCTGGCTGCCCTCATACCTCCCAAAATCAGCTTGTGCACAGAGTGGGAGTGAAGCTCTGCATTTCAGAGCAGCCAGGGCGGGTGTGGGGTGAAGCAGGGGGGCAGAGGGAGCATTTCCAGGGCCCgtggctgccctggggctcGGAGGGTGACGGAGCAGGGGAAGTAAAGCCTGTCCAGAGCGTGACTCCGTGCAGGTTGGTGGcttcctgctgagctgcagcgAGTTAATAACAAACTtcccaacctccctgctccctccagagCGTGGTGCCTTTGGCAAGACCCGGTGTTGATTTTTTAAGGATGGCTGATGAAAGCGGCGTTTCCTCACGCTGCCCGTGCTGGCTGcgtgctctggggctggcagtgccacagcagcaaaCTGTCCCTGGtgtcagccctgctgcagcccagaggTGTCAGAAAAGTGCCCTCCCACCACGACACAGCTTCTGCCACCTCCAGCCTTgtgccaggcagggccagggcagcacACGGGGCTGCatccagcctgcagagctgcgTTCTGCCAGGGCTTCCCTGCTGGGTCTGTGCCTCTTGTCACATCCCTCTGGCCTCTCATCACATCCCTCTGGCCTCTCGTCACGTCCCTCTGGCCTCTCCTTCTTGTTGCCAGCTGAGGTTTGTCCATTCAGATGGTTATCCCAGGATGACCACGTCCCTCAGCTCTCCTGTGCAGCTCCAGGGTCTCATGTGGCAGCTCCTGTGTCCCTCCTCACGTCCAGGGGTGTGTGGGCACACAGGGCATGGAAGCACCATGGGGGTGGCAGGGTTGAGGTTCTGTGGGGCTGCCCCACTCCTCTCCCACACCCATGTGCTGTTGGCAGGCTCAGGCACAGCCACGCTGGctctctgcagcccctctgAGCCTTCCAATGCAGGGCAGCTCTCATCTCACCTCCCTGCCAGGCACATCCATCAGCACGGCCAGGAAAATCCTCCCTGGGAGGTGCCACCACAGCCGGGATGGCAACCACAGCAAGTTACTCCCACAGCCAAGAGATGTCTGTGGGTGGACGAGTGACTCCCCACAGGGTGTGTACGTGCCTGTGTGCATGTGCTGGCACAGAGGTGGGGCTTTGTGTCTCCCTTGAGTTTAGCAGGTGTAGGGAAAGAGGACTGGGCAGCTGGTTCACAGCATGGCtcagtctgtcctgctgtcctgccTCCTTTTCACAGCAGAGCCTTTGGCTCTGGCCCCAGCCAGCTCTGACCTTCCCTTCTGCATCTGAAGGCTGGGTTGGGTTTGTGTTGTAACATCAGTTTGCATTAATTGACactgaggaatgactgagggagctgggggtgctcagcctggagaaaaggagactcaggggtgccctcatcactctgcacagctcctgaaaggtgcctgtgctcagctggggctgggctctgtctccagcagcactgacacaaccagagcacacagcctcaagctggGCCAAGGGAAATTCAGGTTTTggtattaggaagaagttttttacttgaaagagtgataaagttctggaatggctgcccggggaggtggtgcagtccccatccctgggtgtgtttaacaaagcctggatgtggcactgggtgccagggttgagttgaggggTTGGagctgggttggactcaatggtcttgaaggtctcttccagcctaatcgttctgtgaattctgtgaatttcaTCTGTAGTTTTGCACATCTCTCCCATCTTCCTGAAAGTCAGCTTAGGTCTGAAAGTCTCTGCCACCTTGGCATTGCTGGTTGCTGCAGCTTTCTGCCCATTAGAAAGGGGGATATCTGTTCAGTCCACTGTTATTGGTCACTTCCTGACATTAAGAAGGTTGATTTTACataattccttttctttttagaaagaAGATGATGTGAATGGGCTGTAAGAACCAGAAGAGATGGAGgaagagctgccctgctccgAGGTGGATGGAAAAAGTATCCTCAGCAATCTGGGGGTGGAGATGCTCTGCATGGAGAGCAGTCCCACAGGAGACACATCTGGAGCAGTGGAGGATGCAGGAGAGGTGCCCTGTGCTGAGAGCAGCACAAAAGAAGAGGCTCCTTGTGACCCAGGAATTGTCTTCACTGAGGACAGCGTGGCAGGAGAGACACAGGGCGGTTCCAgtgatggggaaggggacattcctggcagtggcagtgacagggaAGGGGACATtcctggcagtggcagtggcagtgacagggaAGGGGACATTCCTGTCACCGGCAGCGATGGGGAAGGGGAAATGCCCTGTGATGCAAAAGAAGAGGCGTCTTGCTCAGAGAGTGACGCAGAGGAAGTACCAGATGCTGTGATCCCTGCTGCTTCCAAGAAAATCACTTCAATTTCCTCTCCCCTGCGGGCCTTCGTCCGCCTGCGCCGGCGCTACCGGGGGCTGAAGAAAAGCCGTCTGCATTTAGAGCTGCCTCGGGAAAAGTCTGCCGAGTTTGTCcacaccaggctgctccagaggcagctgtccctgaacagAACTTCCCTGTACAACCCTTCCATGTCCTTCTTTAATCAGTCTGGCTTTGAGAGCTCCCAGTACTTCACCTTTGACACGTCTGTGGAACATTACTCTGTGAAAAAGTGCAGGCGGAAAAAGAGCCGCAGGAAATCCAGGATGGTTCTCTAcccagacaaaacaaaaaaatacctcCCAGCAGAGGAGAAGAGCAAGGCAAAGCGCTGCCTCCTCTTGCTCATTGCCATTATCTTCTTCCAGATTCTCAATGCAATAGAGAACCTGGATGATAACCTCCAAAAATACGACCTGGATGGTTTGGAGAAAACCATGCACCGGGAAGTATTTGGGCAGAAGGTTGCTGTGGAAGGTATTGTGGAATTACTGAAAGACTATCTGGCCACCCACATCCACAACAAGCCTCTGGTGATCTCTCTGAACGGCCCCCCAGGGGTTGGGAAGAGCCACGTTGGCTGGGTGCTGGCCAAACACTTTCGCTCTGTCATGGACAATGACTTTGTGCTCCAGTACTTTGTGATGCATCACTGCCCCAGCGGGGTGCCTCCCCTCACCTGTGAAATAGATCTGTCCAAGAAGATTTCTGACATGGTTACCAGAGCTGAAATAGAGGAAAAGACCCCACTGTTTATTCTGGATGAGGTTGAGCTCAtgtcccctgtcctgctggACACTCTCAGCCGATTCTTTGAACCCAATCAAACCAACGAGTTCCTCAATGCCATCTACATTTTAATAAGCAACCTGGGAGGTGCTGAAATCACAAAGTTCGTTATCCAGAATGCATCCACTGAGCTCCTGCACCAGCAACGGGGagctgaagagctgctgagcaTCATCCAGCCAGTCCTGGTCAGCGTGCACCCTCTGTGGAAGGCTGCAGACATCATCCCCTTCGTCCTTCTGGAGAAGTCCCACGTCATAAACTGCTTCCTGGAGCAGATGAGGAGGGAGGGGCTCTATCCCGACCAGAAGCACATTGAAAATTTGGCAAATCAGCTCAGTTACTACACTACAGGGGACAAGCAGTACTCCAGCATGGGCTGCAAGCAGGTTGTGGCCAAAGTCAACCTCCTGTAGGGATTTACTGCAGAGACCAAGCCCTGCTCTCAGGATTATCAACCTTCTGTGCTCATGAGGAGTGTGTTCAGCAGGCTGTGCTCAGTGTCCTttctcagccctgccctggccaggcagagGGGTGGCAGCCTGGACAACCTGGTTCCTGTTCTCCTCCAGAGACTTCACTTTTTCTGGTGTTCTGTGGAACAGGAAGGACAAGGAAGCTGGAGCCACCTCCCAA is a genomic window of Passer domesticus isolate bPasDom1 chromosome 18, bPasDom1.hap1, whole genome shotgun sequence containing:
- the TOR4A gene encoding torsin-4A; protein product: MEEELPCSEVDGKSILSNLGVEMLCMESSPTGDTSGAVEDAGEVPCAESSTKEEAPCDPGIVFTEDSVAGETQGGSSDGEGDIPGSGSDREGDIPGSGSGSDREGDIPVTGSDGEGEMPCDAKEEASCSESDAEEVPDAVIPAASKKITSISSPLRAFVRLRRRYRGLKKSRLHLELPREKSAEFVHTRLLQRQLSLNRTSLYNPSMSFFNQSGFESSQYFTFDTSVEHYSVKKCRRKKSRRKSRMVLYPDKTKKYLPAEEKSKAKRCLLLLIAIIFFQILNAIENLDDNLQKYDLDGLEKTMHREVFGQKVAVEGIVELLKDYLATHIHNKPLVISLNGPPGVGKSHVGWVLAKHFRSVMDNDFVLQYFVMHHCPSGVPPLTCEIDLSKKISDMVTRAEIEEKTPLFILDEVELMSPVLLDTLSRFFEPNQTNEFLNAIYILISNLGGAEITKFVIQNASTELLHQQRGAEELLSIIQPVLVSVHPLWKAADIIPFVLLEKSHVINCFLEQMRREGLYPDQKHIENLANQLSYYTTGDKQYSSMGCKQVVAKVNLL